Proteins encoded within one genomic window of Mesorhizobium sp. AR10:
- a CDS encoding DUF982 domain-containing protein, with product MAVSSLNEARIALEGQWPNKEEPKFKDAARLVSGAVEGSCKPGAAFAAFKAAARQQGLIQAVGLNARKPDRPRRRAATRAPVTKTRADQE from the coding sequence ATGGCCGTATCCTCCCTGAACGAAGCGAGGATCGCCCTTGAGGGTCAGTGGCCAAACAAAGAGGAGCCGAAATTCAAAGACGCGGCTCGACTTGTCTCCGGCGCCGTCGAAGGCTCCTGCAAGCCAGGCGCAGCCTTTGCAGCATTCAAAGCCGCGGCTCGTCAACAAGGGCTCATTCAGGCAGTCGGCTTAAACGCCAGGAAGCCTGATCGCCCCCGGAGGAGGGCCGCGACTCGCGCCCCTGTCACAAAGACGCGAGCCGATCAAGAATGA
- a CDS encoding DUF982 domain-containing protein: protein MHDPFFAVPIIVETETVGEFRTLSSVSEAAIFMMERWPESHGPSYRVALQACTGPLSTAEDVENARRAFVTAAKEAGLNFKAVTVQEGARSPRSAEQPKSAHVIDEKRRDRGDREEQEDFLVRFLARETGITEAQARDLVNMIGTDRASLLREARILKGRDR from the coding sequence ATGCACGACCCGTTTTTCGCAGTTCCAATCATCGTTGAAACGGAAACGGTGGGCGAATTTCGCACTTTGAGCAGCGTATCCGAGGCCGCCATATTCATGATGGAGCGATGGCCGGAATCGCACGGACCAAGCTACCGGGTGGCACTCCAGGCTTGCACAGGCCCCCTGAGTACAGCCGAGGACGTCGAGAATGCTCGCCGTGCTTTTGTGACAGCTGCCAAAGAGGCTGGCTTGAACTTCAAAGCTGTTACAGTGCAGGAGGGCGCTCGATCGCCCCGATCGGCCGAGCAGCCCAAATCGGCCCACGTCATCGACGAAAAACGACGCGACCGCGGGGACAGAGAGGAGCAAGAGGATTTCCTCGTGCGTTTCCTCGCGCGGGAAACGGGCATCACCGAAGCGCAGGCTCGTGACCTAGTCAATATGATCGGCACCGATCGCGCATCTCTGCTGCGAGAGGCCAGAATATTGAAGGGGCGGGATCGATGA
- a CDS encoding putative bifunctional diguanylate cyclase/phosphodiesterase encodes MFYLSSVRARLISYYLLSVALLIGVSVYALVQMLALDRVTESLDRKWVVGTRVLGEMADISSEVRLDETRLALAADQEQTDRALSSAEGHMRALVEQRAAYAMLDKTEEELSLLATFDQNWSSWTAEHRAWVALPRNLRLEASPAFQLRAHALYEIAETAIHALSEGNSAGAAEAGERVDNIVDTSGTIFGIVVACALVLAGWVTWIIHTGISKPLASITKALSELAAGNRDIVIPQVNRHDEIGSMALAFEVFRNNAVALEKSQALAEALARYDTLTGLANRRVLADDLEKALSRVDRGEAPFAVLLIDLDRFKPVNDIHGHSAGDLVLGEITTRLKTIVRMHDTLARIGGDEFAIIFELDREGRDLAKAPISLAERIIAAISAPVAIGPRVVEVGASIGIALCPADGTNADALLHAADIAMYRAKQAGRGTFRFYEESMDTELKALAALEADVQRAVVASEIEPHYQPLIELSDGRLLGFEILARWHHPEKGMIAPDVFIPIIERLGLMPQFTLAMLRRACLDAKDWPADLRLSLNVSPHELTDVLFPIRLLAVLSEADFTPNRLEIEITENALVADLETAKTILESLQDVGIQIALDDFGTGYSSLYHLRELKLDKIKIDRSFIQSMKDNPESAKIVYGILGLAKSLALPTTAEGIEDVEILERLNQAGCEIGQGYHFGKAMPAAEASKLILQRRGKGKLRVA; translated from the coding sequence ATGTTCTATTTATCATCCGTTCGTGCTCGTTTGATTTCGTATTACTTACTTTCGGTCGCGCTGCTGATTGGCGTCAGTGTGTACGCACTTGTCCAGATGCTTGCGCTCGATCGAGTGACGGAATCGCTTGATCGCAAATGGGTGGTGGGCACTCGCGTTCTAGGAGAGATGGCAGATATCAGCTCTGAGGTCCGTCTAGATGAAACGCGCCTCGCACTCGCCGCGGATCAGGAGCAGACCGACCGGGCGTTGTCCTCGGCTGAAGGGCACATGAGAGCGCTTGTCGAACAAAGAGCCGCTTATGCCATGCTGGACAAGACCGAGGAGGAGCTAAGCCTCCTGGCGACCTTCGACCAGAATTGGAGCAGCTGGACGGCCGAACATCGCGCATGGGTAGCGCTCCCACGCAACCTCAGGCTCGAAGCCTCGCCGGCCTTTCAGCTTCGTGCACATGCTCTCTACGAGATAGCAGAAACCGCTATCCACGCGCTTAGTGAAGGCAATTCAGCGGGAGCGGCCGAAGCCGGAGAGCGTGTCGACAACATTGTCGATACCTCGGGTACGATTTTCGGGATCGTCGTAGCCTGTGCGCTTGTCCTCGCCGGCTGGGTGACCTGGATCATCCATACCGGGATATCCAAGCCTCTGGCCTCCATCACAAAAGCGCTATCCGAGCTTGCCGCCGGAAATCGCGATATCGTCATTCCGCAGGTCAACCGACATGATGAGATCGGCAGCATGGCCCTGGCCTTCGAGGTTTTCCGAAACAACGCCGTTGCCTTGGAGAAATCCCAGGCGCTCGCGGAGGCGCTGGCCCGCTACGACACGCTCACCGGCTTGGCGAACCGGCGCGTGCTGGCGGATGATCTCGAAAAGGCTCTCAGCCGCGTCGATCGCGGCGAGGCTCCGTTTGCCGTATTGTTGATCGACCTCGACCGGTTCAAGCCCGTCAACGACATTCATGGGCACAGCGCCGGCGACCTAGTGCTGGGTGAAATCACTACCCGTTTGAAGACGATCGTGCGCATGCATGACACGCTTGCCCGGATCGGTGGTGATGAGTTTGCAATCATCTTTGAGCTCGACCGCGAGGGGCGGGACCTTGCCAAGGCGCCCATTTCCCTGGCGGAGCGTATCATTGCGGCGATTTCCGCGCCGGTCGCTATCGGCCCAAGGGTCGTCGAGGTCGGCGCGAGCATCGGAATAGCGCTTTGCCCGGCGGACGGAACGAATGCGGACGCGCTCCTGCATGCGGCCGATATCGCCATGTATCGGGCAAAGCAGGCAGGCCGGGGAACCTTCCGCTTCTACGAAGAGAGTATGGACACGGAGCTGAAGGCGCTGGCCGCGCTAGAAGCCGATGTCCAGCGCGCAGTGGTGGCCAGCGAAATCGAGCCGCACTATCAGCCGTTGATTGAGCTATCCGACGGACGCTTGCTCGGATTCGAGATCCTTGCGCGTTGGCATCATCCTGAAAAAGGCATGATCGCGCCCGATGTATTCATCCCCATCATAGAGCGCCTTGGGCTCATGCCGCAGTTCACCCTCGCCATGCTGAGGCGGGCCTGCCTCGACGCAAAGGATTGGCCGGCCGATCTTAGGCTGTCGCTCAACGTCTCTCCACATGAACTGACAGACGTGCTTTTCCCGATACGTCTGCTTGCCGTGCTTTCCGAAGCAGATTTCACACCGAACCGGCTTGAGATTGAAATCACGGAGAACGCTCTCGTGGCGGATCTGGAGACGGCAAAGACAATTCTTGAATCGCTACAGGATGTCGGGATCCAGATCGCGCTAGACGATTTCGGCACCGGCTATTCCAGCCTCTACCACCTGCGCGAGCTGAAACTGGACAAGATCAAGATCGATCGCAGCTTCATCCAATCGATGAAGGACAATCCCGAAAGCGCAAAGATCGTGTACGGCATCCTAGGCCTGGCAAAGAGCCTTGCCCTGCCCACGACCGCGGAAGGGATTGAAGATGTCGAAATCCTGGAACGATTGAACCAGGCCGGCTGCGAGATCGGACAAGGCTACCATTTCGGCAAAGCAATGCCCGCCGCCGAGGCCTCGAAATTGATCCTCCAGCGCCGCGGTAAAGGAAAGCTGCGGGTCGCCTGA